The Candidatus Omnitrophota bacterium genome includes a window with the following:
- a CDS encoding nucleotidyltransferase domain-containing protein has protein sequence MEPRIPIDMGKIKAFCEKWRVTELSLFGSVLRSDFGPESDVDVLVKINKNAPWDTIDFVYMIDDLEKIFGRKVDLLEAEGIRNPFRRYEIAKTRKIIYAA, from the coding sequence ATGGAACCGCGGATCCCTATAGACATGGGGAAAATTAAAGCCTTTTGCGAAAAATGGAGGGTGACGGAGCTATCATTATTCGGGTCGGTTCTGCGCAGTGATTTCGGTCCCGAGAGCGATGTAGACGTGTTGGTGAAAATTAATAAGAATGCGCCCTGGGATACGATCGATTTTGTCTATATGATCGACGATTTAGAAAAAATTTTCGGAAGAAAAGTCGATTTGCTGGAAGCGGAAGGGATACGCAATCCTTTTCGCCGATATGAAATCGCCAAAACCCGGAAAATTATTTATGCCGCCTAA